A single Aspergillus chevalieri M1 DNA, chromosome 3, nearly complete sequence DNA region contains:
- a CDS encoding ankyrin repeat domain-containing protein (COG:M;~EggNog:ENOG410PJJV;~InterPro:IPR002110,IPR020683,IPR036770;~PFAM:PF12796;~TransMembrane:1 (i89-108o);~go_function: GO:0005515 - protein binding [Evidence IEA]) translates to MSVDLPRRRRRQGERDTRPKTLSSLPQPTARWQSYVFRWPRSMLTPAFEMTQVSASVTQQKTGHEATVQILLATDRVDPSARDNRERTLLWFTVQGGSIAIIQMLLAMGKVEFDCEDNDGRTPLLLAAAEGVKEAVEGLLRLNHEGLVDPHLKDTYGRTPQSMAIRKGYTRIARRLFAVEGIDPVLIDSMQNTPLVLGARNGHVEVVELFLSTRRVRIDLRDRNGFTPLMLAK, encoded by the coding sequence ATGTCAGTTGATCTTCCGAGACGGCGCCGACGCCAAGGTGAGAGGGACACACGGCCGAAAACACTCTCATCGTTGCCGCAACCCACGGCGAGATGGCAATCCTACGTCTTCCGCTGGCCCAGAAGCATGTTAACCCCGGCATTCGAGATGACTCAAGTGAGCGCCTCTGTTACGCAGCAGAAAACGGGGCATGAGGCGACGGTCCAGATCCTGCTTGCTACAGACCGGGTAGACCCCAGTGCGCGAGACAACCGAGAACGCACTTTGCTATGGTTCACGGTGCAAGGCGGCAGCATTGCTATCATTCAGATGTTACTGGCTATGGGGAAAGTAGAGTTCGACTGCGAGGACAACGATGGACGGACACCGTTGTTGCTTGCGGCTGCCGAGGGAGTGAAAGAGGCCGTGGAGGGCCTTCTTCGTCTGAATCACGAGGGATTGGTAGACCCGCATCTGAAGGATACATACGGACGGACGCCGCAGTCTATGGCAATCAGGAAAGGTTATACGAGAATCGCGAGGCGGTTGTTTGCTGTTGAGGGGATAGATCCAGTCCTGATTGACAGTATGCAGAATACTCCGCTTGTGTTGGGGGCGCGAAATGGACATGTTGAGGTAGTTGAGCTCTTCTTGTCAACGAGACGGGTGCGGATTGATTTGAGAGATCGCAATGGGTTTACGCCGTTGATGCTGGCGAAGTGA
- a CDS encoding uncharacterized protein (COG:S;~EggNog:ENOG410Q1FQ), translated as MARKAALHPPVIVMSKFRSQRKKSARSHASEGPWKADDPFGPPHIPSSSFPTTGIRRIRNTLSKLSPSARAERQILKQKDRHRHPLTERNVKALVSEQELGDVFRPTENTTEIQVSAWLERVH; from the coding sequence ATGGCTCGAAAAGCAGCTTTACACCCGCCTGTCATCGTCATGTCCAAGTTCCGCTCGCAACGCAAGAAAAGCGCTCGTTCGCACGCTTCCGAAGGTCCCTGGAAAGCCGATGATCCGTTTGGTCCGCCTCacatcccatcctcatccttcccaACGACTGGCATCCGGCGTATTCGAAACACGCTCTCGAAGCTGTCACCATCCGCCCGTGCAGAACGACAGATCCTCAAACAGAAGGACCGACACAGACACCCTCTGACGGAGCGAAATGTCAAAGCTCTTGTCTCGGAGCAGGAACTTGGAGACGTTTTCCGTCCCACTGAAAACACTACAGAGATACAGGTGTCTGCTTGGCTTGAACGAGTACATTAA
- a CDS encoding uncharacterized protein (COG:Q;~EggNog:ENOG410PJTN;~InterPro:IPR036188,IPR023753;~PFAM:PF07992,PF13454,PF13450;~go_function: GO:0016491 - oxidoreductase activity [Evidence IEA];~go_process: GO:0055114 - oxidation-reduction process [Evidence IEA]), translated as MTGPKKVAIIGAGPSGLVTAKILLHHHPNGTFAPVIFEKRHNIGGLWPSSPTAPMNNNEHHSTPLNENGRNGSTVGPLNPFMRTNLSRFTVAFSDLAWESVFEDTEVPMFPQAWQVGRYLERYAERFLPNGVLRLGQRVVQTSRKVGNGERRRWTIQWVESSYENENKNQEIHSEEYDLLIVAAGYFASPSIPEVPGLYGFMDRTIHSSSLHNAERLLRKCHGTGGKLVVIGGSLSGTEAASTLALHVSSSKFTQEPTGKDHQVHHISTRPFWTIPAYLPRETTNRPSDKTVSFLPLDLVMYDLDRRPPGPVEYAFGPIPAQKAQKTNDFLHSLLGSDYGKFGNIRGYNEQASQPPWVSIGNDYAEYVRSGAVIPTIGRVSAVQRGHNSELATIDIKLPDGETTTLDNVAAIVLATGFTPYNSLSFLPSPVLSLLEYSEKDPFIPIVLDGKGTMHAEIPDIGFVGFYRGPYWGVMEMQARHVAASWTRAEAGNCEVSLKKKEEERQRIRGLRNMDTQLYRGQFPMGDYVGLMESFASELGMARTPLLQLVSGEGKRSGPALPARYTFASGSSTERDIDRAITLNSLRSILSPDEFQTSAQSTATATSTAIFRALHGTWKTTRTNNNRTTHGKATFHPRYPTSSTYENEYLYQESEFVPEQQTSSITQATLTKALANRSVYRLRAPERDKTIGPNMPRILVWSVDVAKDPNTAARLSHGINSAMVAERYIDQRVEEGKEACLGRYTVHAVGSVGKVAQYERREYTFHFQGVSILSWECCVKTDERCIGTMYERD; from the exons ATGACGGGACCAAAGAAGGTCGCCATTATAG GCGCCGGCCCATCAGGCCTCGTCACGGCCAAAATACtcctccaccaccatccCAACGGAACCTTTGCTCCGGTTATTTTCGAAAAACGACATAATATCGGTGGCCTGTGGCCCAGTAGCCCAACAGCCCCGATGAATAATAACGAGCACCACTCTACACCTCTCAATGAAAATGGTCGGAATGGCTCTACTGTTGGTCCATTGAACCCGTTCATGCGGACGAATCTCAGTCGTTTTACCGTTGCATTTTCGGATCTGGCGTGGGAATCTGTCTTTGAGGATACGGAAGTGCCTATGTTTCCGCAGGCGTGGCAGGTGGGAAGATACTTGGAGAGATATGCGGAGCGGTTTCTTCCGAATGGGGTGTTGAGATTGGGACAAAGGGTTGTGCAGACGAGTCGGAAGGTTGGTAATGGAGAAAGAAGGCGGTGGACGATACAATGGGTTGAGAG CAGCTATGAGAATGAGAACAAGAACCAGGAGATACACTCAGAAGAGTACGATCTTCTCATCGTTGCTGCTGGATATTTTGCGTCACCCAGCATTCCAGAAGTTCCTGGACTATACGGGTTCATGGATAGAACCATTCACAGCTCGTCTTTGCACAATGCTGAGCGCCTCCTACGGAAATGTCATGGAACTGGTGGAAAATTGGTCGTTATAGGTGGGAGTCTGTCGGGGACTGAGGCTGCCTCGACTCTTGCTCTTCACGTCTCTTCGTCCAAGTTTACCCAGGAACCAACAGGAAAAGACCACCAGGTGCATCATATCAGTACCAGACCGTTCTGGACGATACCAGCATATTTGCCTCGAGAAACAACAAATAGACCTTCTGATAAGACAGTGTCTTTCCTCCCCTTGGACTTGGTAATGTATGACCTGGACCGACGACCCCCGGGACCAGTCGAATATGCCTTTGGGCCCATTCCGGCGCAGAAAGCGCAAAAGACGAACGATTTCTTGCATTCGCTACTCGGGAGCGATTACGGGAAGTTTGGAAATATTAGAGGATATAATGAGCAAGCTTCACAACCTCCTTGGGTTTCCATTGGAAATGATTACGCAGAATACGTTCGGTCTGGGGCTGTCATTCCCACAATTGGCAGGGTCAGTGCTGTCCAAAGAGGACATAATTCCGAGTTAGCGACAATCGACATTAAACTTCCGGACGGCGAAACGACCACGCTGGACAACGTTGCAGCCATTGTATTGGCAACCGGCTTCACCCCATACAACTCCCTTTCATTCTTACCGAGCCCTGTTCTCTCTTTACTCGAATACTCCGAAAAAGACCCATTCATCCCCATAGTCCTAGATGGAAAGGGCACCATGCATGCAGAAATACCTGATATAGGGTTCGTGGGCTTCTACAGGGGACCATACTGGGGGGTCATGGAAATGCAGGCCCGACATGTTGCAGCAAGCTGGACTAGAGCAGAGGCAGGTAACTGCGAGGTAAGCttgaagaaaaaggaagaagaaaggcaaCGTATCCGGGGCCTCAGGAATATGGACACGCAGCTTTACCGCGGCCAGTTCCCGATGGGAGATTATGTGGGATTGATGGAGTCGTTTGCAAGTGAGCTGGGAATGGCTCGGACGCCACTCTTGCAATTAGTGAGTGGTGAAGGGAAGAGAAGTGGTCCAGCACTACCGGCCCGGTATACATTCGCGAGCGGATCAAGCACGGAAAGAGACATAGACAGGGCCATAACTCTTAACTCACTGCGAAGCATTCTATCCCCCGATGAATTTCAGACAAGTGCCCAATCCACCGCAACAGCAACATCCACAGCTATTTTCCGAGCTCTACACGGGACTTGGAAAACAACCAGAACGAATAATAACCGAACCACCCACGGAAAAGCAACATTCCACCCTCGATACCCGACCTCCTCAACCTACGAAAATGAATACCTCTACCAAGAATCAGAATTTGTACCCGAGCAACAAACTAGCTCTATAACCCAAGCAACACTAACAAAAGCGCTAGCGAACAGATCCGTCTACCGTCTGCGCGCACCTGAGAGAGACAAAACCATCGGTCCCAACATGCCCCGCATCCTCGTTTGGTCTGTAGACGTGGCTAAAGATCCAAACACAGCCGCGCGTCTTTCACATGGGATTAATTCAGCTATGGTAGCAGAAAGATACATTGATCAGAGGGTTGAGGAGGGTAAGGAGGCGTGTCTAGGTAGATATACTGTGCATGCGGTGGGGTCTGTCGGAAAAGTAGCGCAATATGAAAGGCGTGAATATACATTTCATTTTCAGGGAGTATCGATCTTGTCTTGGGAGTGCTGCGTGAAAACGGATGAGCGTTGTATAGGGACGATGTACGAGCGTGATTGA
- a CDS encoding uncharacterized protein (COG:S;~EggNog:ENOG410PZ6G;~SECRETED:SignalP(1-24);~TransMembrane:1 (n7-18c24/25o280-301i)) — protein MYSQKRLAALYILLGVIFTKPTECLPSTAQRLSNDWTELRCHHPSVSHPGGASNTDTQSVNRPGCAITLNCVPEGKYGPAILDSGLIMPLNVTVALSEDATMDTQRCKKELEELLFGARDDEQEVGASDTQRLDSEQPILLYPRQEETPETSSEGQKYQGIFDYLMSTVQRRGVHAADSVKERKANYQNEVASHSARNSTSNFSMDLKQVIFKKRPFSYYVTQCEESFCNGYDLERRCDPNSRSRRKPRLKNTCEFCYPQRNDDFIKRHCERRIKKEMRAFYGICALLAVSIVVAVILYVLHRTGRLLRINCRLIRGMRRSRFPSNPVTSNRFSSAVFSDNRIGSTRRSEDSTITNPDYDDSTTFSEFQRKFYQLGTTKGYRKRIQDVFDIESLEPRNFEDEDLKDRVFVLPRAPNATVRRKSADSLRRVRGELRGPRQLEMVEVQSDTVRRVFPHDQSVV, from the coding sequence ATGTATTCTCAAAAGCGTCTCGCCGCTCTCTACATCCTTCTGGGTGTGATCTTCACCAAGCCCACGGAATGCCTCCCCTCAACCGCACAGAGACTATCGAACGACTGGACCGAACTCAGATGTCACCATCCTTCCGTAAGCCATCCTGGCGGCGCTTCGAACACAGACACCCAATCTGTCAATCGACCTGGATGTGCCATTACCCTGAACTGTGTACCTGAAGGAAAATACGGGCCAGCAATTCTTGATAGCGGACTGATAATGCCTCTGAACGTTACAGTAGCACTCTCCGAAGACGCTACTATGGATACGCAGCGTTGCAAGAAGGAACTGGAGGAACTTCTCTTCGGGGCACGAGATGACGAACAGGAAGTTGGGGCATCGGACACCCAACGACTCGACTCGGAGCAACCAATCCTCCTTTATCCCCGACAGGAAGAAACTCCCGAAACGAGCTCTGAAGGACAGAAGTATCAAGGGATTTTCGACTACCTTATGTCGACAGTCCAGCGTCGGGGCGTTCACGCGGCAGACTCTGTCAAGGAACGCAAGGCGAATTATCAAAATGAAGTTGCATCGCATTCCGCAAGAAATAGTACGTCAAACTTCTCGATGGACCTTAAGCAGGTGATCTTCAAAAAGCGTCCGTTCAGCTACTACGTGACCCAATGTGAGGAGAGCTTTTGCAACGGGTATGATTTGGAGAGGAGATGTGACCCTAATAGCCGGTCTCGACGAAAACCAAGGTTGAAGAATACCTGCGAGTTCTGCTATCCTCAACGAAACGACGACTTTATCAAGCGCCATTGCgaaagaagaataaagaAGGAGATGCGGGCTTTCTATGGAATCTGTGCACTGCTTGCAGTCTCCATCGTGGTTGCTGTTATCTTATACGTGCTGCATCGTACGGGAAGACTGCTGAGAATCAATTGTCGGCTCATTCGGGGCATGCGCAGAAGCAGATTTCCAAGTAACCCCGTCACAAGCAACAGATTCTcgtcagctgttttctccgATAACCGCATAGGCTCGACAAGGAGATCGGAAGATTCCACGATAACCAACCCGGACTACGACGACTCAACGACGTTCAGCGAGTTTCAGCGCAAGTTCTACCAGCTCGGGACGACAAAGGGATATCGTAAGCGGATTCAAGACGTATTTGATATTGAGTCGCTGGAGCCCAGGAATTTCGAGGATGAGGATTTGAAGGATAGAGTTTTCGTGCTTCCTCGGGCGCCAAATGCGACAGTACGAAGGAAGTCTGCGGATAGTCTGAGACGGGTACGGGGAGAGCTGCGCGGCCCTAGACAGCTAGAAATGGTAGAAGTTCAGTCGGACACTGTCCGTAGGGTGTTTCCGCATGACCAGAGTGTTGTTTAG
- a CDS encoding uncharacterized protein (COG:S;~EggNog:ENOG410PQ82;~InterPro:IPR025451;~PFAM:PF13926): MPRTYGKKPKQTRLSFNPVGAASPDTQGSPGRQAKLRYGHPSMPVVCTERKRLDFNKQEGQKSRKQRPSSPSPVKSPDADEGEEEFRTVSSQDSKEEKRKPARKEKKAIAVDEDNTEVEVAQTKRTRNGNRSSKRKRPAISESESNKSQESDAEVVTRPRRKLRRGAASKATIVHDDDEDEEKEDGFEKSQRKEEKEEDGDEDDDEPLVTPARRRRRNIVSEDLQTPRRGSDQDKIDIEEDLEDLQDSLVKETRTRGRLANSARAQRQQHLEMLRRRRAGDRSKDIPESESEPEQLSEEAEDEVEEEAASDGNQSPTDYQTRLNFQRENSDVESAIASNEDLDRYDDDFVLEDEENDTLGVPTGLEDMPFEFTRHAYKQTKEYFRDTVEWMVLNQLNPAFPRSAAMYQAAFTKVEDEVKGWTGSQVMSTVWSLDFYRALMARPHIEITSYPISDNHPCDACNRSKHPASFDIKLYGRAYSMDTLEALVDDDDENTREKDRNGNVLPFEDTRFYLGRNCKARAEMAHPAIHWRYQLNEWVVDYLNRMGYLSDEKILERSHWSRKRRAQYAVEIVAMMDQTDEVKKMWRDFKLHLEAARESGNERFDKF; this comes from the exons ATGCCCCGTACATATGGAAAAAAGCCCAAGCAGACGCGGCTATCTTTCAACCCGGTAGGCGCTGCTTCTCCAGATACGCAAGGGAGCCCAGGACGCCAAGCAAAACTACGCTATGGACATCCGTCTATGCCCGTTGTTTGTACGGAGAGGAAGCGACTAGATTTTAATAAGCAAGAGGGTCAAAAGAGTCGGAAGCAGCGGCCATCGTCTCCGTCGCCGGTGAAATCTCCTGATGCAgatgagggagaggaagagtttAGAACTGTATCTTCCCAGGACAGTaaggaggaaaagaggaaaCCCGCgcggaaggaaaagaaggcaaTAGCCGTGGACGAAGATAATACTGAGGTGGAAGTTGCGCAGACAAAACGCACGAGGAATGGGAATCGATCATCGAAGCGCAAGAGGCCTGCAATATCGGAAAGCGAATCTAACAAGTCGCAAGAGAGCGACGCAGAAGTTGTCACCAGACCGCGTCGCAAATTGAGACGTGGGGCGGCGTCCAAAGCAACGATTGtccatgatgatgacgaagacgaggagaaagaggatggatttgagaagagccaaagaaaagaagagaaggaagaagacggagacgaggacgatgatgagcCATTAGTGACCCCGGCACGAAGACGAAGGCGCAATATAGTCTCTGAGGACCTCCAAACGCCTCGTCGAGGCTCAGACCAGGACAAGATTGATATAGAGGAGGATTTGGAGGATCTTCAAGATTCGC TGGTGAAAGAAACGCGCACTCGCGGCAGACTCGCCAATTCTGCGAGGGCCCAAAGACAGCAACACCTCGAAATGCTACGACGGAGACGAGCCGGCGATAGATCAAAGGATATCCCAGAATCCGAATCCGAGCCCGAGCAATTATCAGAAGAAGCCGAAGATGAAGTCGAGGAAGAAGCAGCATCAGACGGAAACCAATCCCCAACCGACTACCAAACCCGCCTCAACTTCCAACGAGAAAACAGCGACGTCGAATCCGCAATCGCAAGCAACGAAGATCTAGACCGCTACGACGACGACTTCGTCttagaagacgaagaaaacGATACCCTAGGCGTCCCAACCGGCCTCGAAGACATGCCGTTCGAATTCACGCGGCACGCCTAcaagcaaacaaaggaaTACTTCCGGGACACGGTCGAGTGGATGGTATTAAACCAACTAAATCCAGCGTTCCCTCGCTCAGCAGCCATGTACCAAGCCGCATTCACCAAAGTCGAAGATGAAGTCAAGGGATGGACGGGCTCGCAGGTTATGTCGACAGTCTGGAGTCTTGATTTTTACCGGGCGTTGATGGCAAGGCCGCATATCGAGATAACCTCGTATCCGATTAGCGATAATCATCCGTGTGATGCGTGTAATCGATCTAAACATCCGGCATCTTTTGATATCAAGCTTTATGGAAGGGCGTATTCAATGGATACTCTGGAGGCCCTAgtagatgatgatgatgagaacACAAGGGAAAAAGACCGAAACGGTAACGTTCTCCCATTTGAGGATACTCGATTTTACCTGGGACG AAACTGCAAAGCCCGCGCAGAAATGGCCCACCCCGCCATCCACTGGCGCTACCAACTAAATGAATGGGTCGTCGACTACCTCAACCGTATGGGCTACCTCTCCGACGAAAAGATCCTCGAACGTAGCCACTGGAGCCGGAAGCGGCGGGCCCAGTACGCCGTCGAGATTGTTGCTATGATGGACCAGACGGATGAGGTTAAGAAGATGTGGCGCGATTTCAAACTTCATTTGGAGGCTGCGAGAGAATCG GGCAATGAGAGGTTTGATAAGTTCTAG
- a CDS encoding mitochondrial import receptor subunit TOM22 (COG:U;~EggNog:ENOG410PRDT;~InterPro:IPR005683;~PFAM:PF04281;~TransMembrane:1 (o95-115i);~go_component: GO:0005741 - mitochondrial outer membrane [Evidence IEA];~go_process: GO:0006886 - intracellular protein transport [Evidence IEA]) produces the protein MVRLTEVEDEHFTQEKPQASKDNVLLATDDEEEDFTDTESEISNDSEIEVEGETLGDRISALKDILPPSARRQFSSSVSYISSFTKSSVLFSGRALWVISTTAFLLGVPWALAYAEEEQYVQLEREQGMIRGANEMLTPGGEQQAKEAQPTL, from the exons ATGGTCAGACTTACCGAGGTTGAAGACGAGCACTTCACCCAGGAGAAGCCTCAGGCCTCCAAGGACAATGTGCTTCTTGCGAcggacgacgaggaggaggattttACCGACACTG AATCCGAAATCTCCAACGATTCCGAAATCGAAGTCGAGGGCGAGACCCTCGGCGACCGTATCAGCGCCTTGAAAGACATTCTTCCTCCCTCCGCCCGCCGCCAATTttcctcctccgtctcctACATCTCCTCGTTCACAAAGTCCAGCGTTCTGTTCAGTGGTCGGGCACTGTGGGTTATCAGCACTACCGCATTCTTGCTGGGTGTTCCGTGGGCGCTTGCGTATGCTGAGGAGGAGCAGTACGTGCAGTTGGAGCGGGAGCAGGGTATGATTCGGGGAGCTAATGAG ATGCTCACGCCTGGCGGTGAACAGCAAGCCAAGGAAGCTCAACCTACCCTGTAA
- a CDS encoding uncharacterized protein (TransMembrane:1 (o46-63i)), with protein MFLHISLYFDPFDSSTIFIIPHSTKHPKMVSITNGHPGSVNTRNKAILSIFAVMAGSWMLFRAQSPNKEDILLSKADVDTTLKGQTTSGKSGRSMAHQDQD; from the exons ATGTTCCTTCATATTAGCCTCTATTTTGATCCATTTGACTCATCAACTATATTTATCATTCCACACTCAACAAAACACCCCAAAATGGTCTCAATCACCAACGGCCACCCAGGGAGCGTCAA CACCCGGAACAAAGCCATATTGAGCATCTTCGCCGTAATGGCCGGCAGCTGGATGCTCTTCCGCGCTCAGTCGCCGAATAAAGAGGACATCCTGTTGTCGAAGGCGGATGTTGATACTACATTGAAGGGACAGACGACTAGCGGGAAGTCGGGAAGGTCGATGGCACATCAGGATCAAGATTGA